A section of the Leptospira kobayashii genome encodes:
- a CDS encoding sensor histidine kinase translates to METATLLKKKILLVEDEAIIAMATSRQLEDSFHIITASSGTKAINYIRSSEDQIDLVLMDIDLGYGMDGTETAKEILEIRDIPIIFVSSHMEPDIVKKTESITSYGYVLKSSGIHILATSIRMAFRLYEARTHVMEKNTELAVTSEELEAANRQLIDSDIELRNTADRFRSTLDSMIEGCQILGYDWTYLYINESAAKYAKGTIRDFLGKSMFECNPGIKEQEVYRILASCMKNREYCHRDIEFVHQDGSKSYFEFSIQPIKEGLFILTYDVSERKQMEEKLANLLSFKDTLMIELQHRVKNTLAVVSSLLHLESAKIEDKEIKNIFKNTETRILAMAGIYEMLYNDTGSELNRIQFDHYVLRLCKTLANAYNIDDKIQIRFDLNQAEMDLKLAVVLCLVLNELLMNSIKHTYLENGKGEIFVSVKSVSGNLILKVIDNGTGFAEPKINEQSGIGLSLVQLLIKQIGGMIEIQNINGISVLIEVPLDKG, encoded by the coding sequence ATGGAAACAGCTACATTATTAAAAAAGAAGATCTTGCTCGTTGAAGACGAAGCCATTATTGCAATGGCGACCAGTAGGCAGTTAGAAGACTCGTTTCATATCATTACTGCTTCCAGTGGCACCAAAGCAATCAATTACATTCGTTCGTCCGAGGACCAAATCGATCTCGTCCTGATGGATATCGACTTAGGTTACGGAATGGACGGGACCGAAACCGCAAAAGAGATCCTGGAGATCAGAGACATCCCCATCATTTTTGTTTCATCTCATATGGAACCGGACATTGTAAAAAAAACCGAATCCATTACCTCTTACGGCTATGTATTAAAGTCGTCAGGGATTCACATCTTAGCCACATCCATAAGAATGGCATTTCGTCTCTATGAGGCAAGAACTCATGTTATGGAAAAGAATACGGAACTCGCTGTTACTTCCGAAGAACTCGAAGCTGCAAATAGGCAATTGATTGATTCCGACATTGAGCTTAGAAATACGGCGGATAGGTTCAGAAGCACTCTGGATTCTATGATTGAGGGGTGCCAGATTTTAGGATACGACTGGACCTATTTGTACATCAATGAAAGTGCAGCAAAATATGCAAAAGGAACTATTCGCGATTTCTTAGGCAAATCAATGTTCGAATGCAATCCCGGAATTAAAGAGCAGGAAGTTTATCGCATTTTAGCTTCCTGCATGAAAAATAGAGAGTATTGCCATAGAGATATTGAATTTGTTCATCAGGACGGAAGCAAAAGTTATTTTGAGTTCAGCATCCAACCGATCAAGGAAGGTTTATTTATTTTAACGTACGATGTCTCAGAAAGAAAACAAATGGAGGAAAAACTAGCCAATCTCCTCTCTTTCAAAGACACACTTATGATAGAATTGCAACATAGGGTGAAAAATACTTTAGCGGTTGTTAGTAGCTTACTCCATTTGGAATCCGCAAAAATCGAAGACAAAGAAATCAAAAATATTTTCAAGAACACGGAAACCAGGATTCTTGCCATGGCGGGAATCTATGAAATGTTGTATAACGATACGGGAAGCGAATTAAATCGAATCCAATTTGATCATTATGTTCTGAGATTATGCAAAACTCTTGCGAATGCTTATAATATCGACGACAAGATTCAAATACGTTTTGATCTGAACCAGGCGGAAATGGATCTGAAATTAGCAGTCGTTTTGTGCTTAGTCTTAAATGAACTATTAATGAATTCGATCAAACATACTTATTTGGAGAACGGAAAAGGAGAAATATTCGTTTCCGTAAAATCTGTTTCGGGAAATCTTATTTTAAAAGTAATTGATAACGGAACCGGATTTGCTGAACCGAAAATCAACGAACAATCGGGAATCGGGCTTTCTCTCGTTCAGCTTCTCATCAAACAAATCGGGGGAATGATTGAAATCCAGAACATAAATGGGATTTCCGTTTTGATCGAAGTTCCTTTGGACAAAGGGTAA
- a CDS encoding HesA/MoeB/ThiF family protein: MSPEEESFFRRQIKVPEIGILGQEKWKNSSVLIIGLGGLGCPASLYLALSGVGRLGLVDFDRVELSNLHRQTSFTQTDIGKPKTEVVSRFLKERSPWVRLETFSSYITNRTDPKLFESWDLILDCTDTISSKYAISDFCLIGSKPLVTASVFRTSAQLAVFSGEGRPCYRCLYPHLEEGDTLSCSDAGVLGVQTALAGTYQASFALRYLLKPETIPTDRIYSLEWDSPFLFESKINPDPHCISCGEKKGLSKSEKQILEISVEDYWNSKSTDTILMDVREFEETESNPIPGSILFPLSRLEKEGTPELSGYKKIICICETGVRSKQAVRFLKTNTENYSLIGGRRSLQNFLQNQNTI, from the coding sequence ATGAGTCCGGAAGAGGAGAGTTTTTTTAGAAGGCAGATCAAGGTCCCTGAAATAGGAATACTCGGCCAAGAAAAATGGAAAAACTCCTCGGTTCTTATCATTGGCCTAGGCGGGTTGGGTTGCCCTGCTTCCCTTTATCTGGCTCTCTCGGGAGTGGGAAGATTGGGACTTGTGGATTTCGACCGAGTGGAACTTTCCAATTTGCACCGACAAACATCGTTTACACAAACTGATATAGGCAAACCGAAAACGGAAGTGGTGTCCCGATTTTTAAAGGAAAGAAGCCCTTGGGTCCGGCTGGAAACTTTTTCCTCTTATATTACAAACCGGACGGATCCTAAGCTATTTGAATCCTGGGATCTGATCTTGGATTGTACTGACACGATCTCTTCCAAATATGCAATCAGTGATTTTTGTTTGATTGGATCCAAACCACTCGTCACAGCTTCGGTATTTCGGACGAGTGCTCAGCTTGCCGTTTTCTCGGGAGAAGGAAGACCGTGTTACCGTTGTTTGTATCCCCATTTGGAAGAAGGTGATACTCTCAGTTGTTCCGATGCAGGAGTGCTCGGAGTACAGACTGCACTGGCAGGAACCTACCAGGCATCGTTCGCTCTTCGGTATTTACTTAAACCCGAAACCATCCCGACTGACAGGATCTATTCATTGGAATGGGATTCTCCTTTTTTATTCGAATCCAAGATCAATCCTGATCCTCATTGCATTTCCTGCGGAGAAAAGAAAGGTCTTTCAAAATCGGAAAAACAGATTTTGGAAATCAGTGTGGAAGATTATTGGAATTCAAAATCCACTGATACGATTCTGATGGATGTAAGGGAATTCGAAGAGACGGAATCAAATCCCATCCCCGGTTCGATCTTGTTTCCTCTCTCCCGTTTGGAAAAAGAAGGAACACCGGAATTATCCGGTTACAAAAAGATCATATGCATTTGCGAAACGGGAGTTCGTTCCAAACAAGCAGTTCGTTTTTTAAAAACAAATACGGAAAACTACTCCTTGATCGGAGGAAGAAGATCCTTACAAAATTTTCTACAAAATCAAAATACGATCTAA
- a CDS encoding MoaD/ThiS family protein, producing MKIQLLCFAAMKDFFPAQWDLHLEGVRTLSDLKLYLQNQNPKASSLLKISRFAINQTIVREEEIIFDGAVIAVLPPSSGG from the coding sequence ATGAAAATTCAATTGCTTTGTTTTGCCGCAATGAAAGATTTTTTCCCGGCTCAGTGGGATTTGCATTTGGAAGGAGTTCGCACTCTTTCGGACTTAAAGCTTTATTTACAAAATCAAAATCCAAAGGCTTCCTCTTTATTGAAAATAAGTCGATTTGCCATCAACCAAACTATTGTTAGGGAAGAGGAGATTATCTTTGATGGCGCAGTGATCGCAGTCCTTCCTCCTTCCAGCGGCGGGTAA
- a CDS encoding molybdenum cofactor biosynthesis protein MoaE — protein MNTETHSNHIQTEILEIPNRFPDLPSMGGYVFFAGIVRNINEGRQVTHLEYEAYPEMADKMISDIIEDAKKQWDLQFADCIHRLGVLNIGEVAVIVSTGAVHRDEAYLANRYIIDRVKHEVAIWKKEYYTDGSSEWSKGCQDETHKH, from the coding sequence ATGAATACGGAGACTCATTCGAATCATATACAAACGGAAATTTTGGAAATTCCAAATCGATTTCCGGATCTACCTTCCATGGGAGGTTATGTTTTTTTTGCAGGTATTGTTCGAAATATCAATGAAGGAAGACAAGTTACCCATTTGGAATATGAAGCATATCCGGAGATGGCGGATAAGATGATCAGTGATATCATAGAAGATGCCAAAAAACAGTGGGATCTTCAGTTTGCCGATTGTATTCATAGACTTGGGGTTTTGAATATCGGAGAGGTCGCAGTGATTGTCAGTACGGGAGCGGTTCACCGGGACGAAGCGTATCTTGCCAATAGGTACATCATTGATCGTGTCAAACACGAAGTAGCCATTTGGAAAAAGGAATATTATACGGACGGAAGTTCGGAGTGGTCCAAGGGTTGCCAGGATGAGACCCATAAACACTGA
- the mobA gene encoding molybdenum cofactor guanylyltransferase — translation MRPINTETISVILAGGYSLRMGKDKGLIQIKEHSNFIKKTNRRIGVLTETVYISLRAEQIQEYSKYFPSESFIVDTDIPVEGPLKGILSSWKFLEENGISGKSILFLPVDMPFVKIRTLRRLLDSFLPEDSGVFYESRKGLEPLCGIYSSLCLSDWFRNLSSDATKEFSLQKRLAKMNPRILTLPEKEEIYFRNINSRQDL, via the coding sequence ATGAGACCCATAAACACTGAAACGATCTCTGTAATTTTAGCCGGAGGTTATAGTCTTAGAATGGGAAAGGATAAGGGCCTTATTCAAATTAAAGAACATTCTAATTTTATAAAAAAAACGAATCGCAGGATCGGAGTTTTGACTGAGACAGTATATATATCTCTTCGTGCGGAACAAATTCAGGAATATTCCAAATACTTTCCTTCCGAATCATTCATTGTAGATACGGATATTCCGGTCGAAGGCCCTTTGAAGGGGATACTTTCTTCTTGGAAATTTTTGGAAGAGAATGGCATTTCCGGAAAATCTATTCTTTTTCTACCTGTGGATATGCCTTTCGTTAAAATCAGAACCTTGCGGCGGTTATTGGATTCATTTCTTCCCGAAGATTCAGGAGTATTTTATGAGTCTAGAAAGGGTCTTGAGCCACTTTGCGGAATTTATTCCTCTCTTTGTCTATCCGATTGGTTTCGAAATCTAAGCTCGGATGCGACTAAAGAATTCTCCTTGCAAAAGAGATTGGCAAAAATGAATCCCCGAATACTCACTCTTCCCGAGAAAGAAGAAATCTATTTTCGGAACATCAATTCACGGCAGGATTTATAA
- a CDS encoding HAD family hydrolase, with the protein MRLLETKKNWIFDMDGTLTLAMHDFEAIKRTLGLPLDSDILTSLGRLSPEEAKVKHIHLNEIELNIAKKAVASPGSPELLKQIKNKSHQLGILTRNCFENSIETLKASGLSEYFSSEFILCREHAEPKPSPEGILNLLKLWNAKPEDTLMIGDYIYDLEAGIAAGVETVYIDPKGNFPFKNFATHTVLRLDEILYL; encoded by the coding sequence ATGAGATTACTAGAAACGAAAAAAAATTGGATCTTCGATATGGATGGCACTTTAACTCTTGCTATGCATGATTTCGAAGCGATTAAACGTACACTCGGTTTGCCTTTGGATTCGGATATCTTGACTTCTCTGGGTCGTCTTTCTCCCGAGGAAGCAAAAGTAAAACACATCCATCTGAATGAAATCGAATTGAACATTGCGAAGAAAGCGGTCGCTTCTCCGGGAAGTCCCGAGTTATTGAAACAAATAAAGAATAAGTCGCATCAGTTGGGAATTCTTACCAGAAATTGTTTTGAGAATTCGATTGAGACTCTGAAGGCATCGGGACTTAGCGAATATTTTTCCTCCGAATTTATTTTGTGCAGAGAGCATGCGGAACCGAAACCGAGTCCGGAAGGTATTCTAAATCTACTCAAACTTTGGAACGCAAAACCGGAAGATACTTTGATGATCGGAGATTATATCTACGATTTGGAAGCAGGGATAGCGGCTGGGGTAGAAACCGTTTACATCGATCCGAAAGGAAATTTTCCATTCAAGAATTTTGCGACTCATACAGTCCTAAGATTGGATGAAATTTTATATCTATAA
- a CDS encoding radical SAM protein, translating to MEQETRKFEVLRVSVLSHCSFACVYCVPKDQSSSSEDKSHYHFLSPELLTEKLKLLITKINIKEVHLTGGEPTLHKRLPELIGGVNDLGIREIAVTSNGFFADGLIQKMKSKGLTRMNFSVDSFSQSGFEKISDRKFPLSKLLSRVEEAKESGLEVKVNCTVLKGYNENEILPLLDWFGKKGITVRYLEFMKMGPLQKEHSEFFYSSEEIRNTIGKKYEFSSYLTASDSTANYSRTEEGYIFGIIANHSEPFCEGCNRLRMDATGKIYGCLSDETSFDLPENSSDLDLVLQAAMRTKKKFFTGSELSMKFIGG from the coding sequence GTGGAACAGGAAACAAGAAAATTCGAAGTGCTAAGAGTGAGTGTTCTTTCTCACTGTAGTTTCGCCTGCGTTTACTGTGTTCCTAAAGATCAATCCTCATCTTCCGAGGACAAATCTCATTATCATTTTTTAAGTCCCGAATTATTAACTGAAAAATTAAAACTTCTGATTACTAAGATCAATATTAAGGAAGTCCATTTAACAGGAGGAGAACCGACTCTTCATAAACGACTTCCCGAACTGATCGGAGGAGTAAATGACCTCGGAATTCGTGAAATCGCTGTTACATCCAACGGTTTTTTTGCGGACGGACTCATCCAAAAGATGAAATCGAAAGGACTTACCAGGATGAATTTTTCAGTGGATTCCTTTTCCCAATCCGGATTTGAAAAAATCAGCGACCGTAAGTTTCCTTTATCCAAATTGTTATCCCGCGTAGAGGAAGCCAAAGAAAGCGGTTTGGAAGTAAAAGTGAATTGTACGGTTTTAAAAGGTTATAATGAAAACGAAATCTTACCTTTGTTAGATTGGTTCGGAAAAAAAGGGATCACTGTCCGGTATTTGGAATTTATGAAAATGGGACCTTTGCAAAAGGAACATTCCGAATTTTTTTATTCTTCCGAAGAGATTCGAAATACTATCGGTAAAAAATACGAGTTTTCTTCTTATTTGACAGCTTCCGATTCCACTGCGAATTACAGCAGGACAGAAGAAGGATATATTTTCGGAATCATCGCCAATCATTCGGAACCATTTTGCGAAGGTTGTAACAGATTGCGTATGGATGCGACCGGAAAAATCTACGGATGTTTAAGTGATGAAACTTCCTTCGATTTGCCGGAAAACAGTTCCGATTTGGATCTGGTTTTACAAGCGGCTATGCGGACCAAAAAGAAGTTTTTTACTGGATCGGAGCTTTCCATGAAATTCATTGGAGGTTAG